The bacterium genome includes a window with the following:
- a CDS encoding class I SAM-dependent methyltransferase has protein sequence MKKKSPYLDSQMAEFYAKASARHQFERPAEDLVKWLKIAKGERILDIGSGSGTVASATWQAVGPSGLVVALDSSIEMLKRQQGSARIRTVACAPDVPFVDDVFEAVTAGFVLTHIQDYAAALVQIIRALRPGGILGATAWGSGTTKVSEVWKSTIRQYVDPEAVQKEFDRIIPWDELFSESKHIVEAFKSAGFVDVKVETKDYLISVDLQEYIATKIGSIEGTIVRDNLTEEGWKEFLGQLLFSLQEQFPDGIKYTRNVHFVSGRKPV, from the coding sequence ATGAAAAAGAAATCTCCGTACCTGGATTCGCAGATGGCCGAATTTTATGCGAAAGCTTCGGCCAGGCATCAATTCGAGCGCCCGGCGGAGGATCTGGTGAAATGGTTGAAGATTGCAAAGGGAGAAAGAATTCTGGATATTGGCTCAGGCAGTGGAACTGTCGCTTCGGCCACTTGGCAAGCCGTTGGACCTTCCGGATTAGTGGTTGCTCTTGATAGCTCGATAGAAATGCTAAAGCGACAACAAGGCAGTGCTCGGATAAGAACGGTCGCCTGCGCACCAGACGTGCCGTTTGTAGATGATGTCTTTGAAGCCGTTACCGCTGGATTCGTGCTCACTCATATTCAGGATTATGCAGCTGCATTGGTGCAAATCATTCGAGCCTTGCGGCCCGGAGGAATTCTGGGAGCAACCGCATGGGGAAGTGGAACAACAAAGGTATCGGAAGTCTGGAAAAGTACGATACGGCAATATGTGGATCCTGAAGCTGTTCAAAAAGAATTTGACCGCATTATTCCCTGGGATGAATTATTTTCGGAAAGCAAGCACATAGTAGAAGCATTCAAAAGTGCAGGCTTCGTTGATGTGAAAGTTGAGACGAAAGACTATCTCATCTCCGTAGATCTTCAGGAGTATATTGCAACAAAAATTGGAAGCATCGAAGGGACGATCGTACGGGACAATCTAACGGAGGAAGGATGGAAAGAGTTTTTGGGCCAACTGCTCTTTAGTCTCCAGGAACAATTTCCGGATGGAATTAAGTACACACGCAACGTGCATTTCGTTTCCGGGCGAAAACCAGTCTAA
- a CDS encoding LysR family transcriptional regulator, with protein MDLHQLSLFLAVAESGSISAAARLRNISQPVLSLHVQNLEEYFGVPLLDRIGRGVELTEAGNLLVQKIRAVLGSVMEMKEAIEEWKDLGRGFLKIGGSTTPGAYLLPKILGQFKKEFPGIELDLLIGNTAQVEQWVSENALSLGVIGKKTTLPALEAVPFVKDELVVITPANHVFSKKKSIRAKDLAGYPFIIREEGSNTRQTYEDVLKRKGIKLNIALELGSTEAIKQAVSAGLGISIVSPLCIQSERKHKDLHVLRVHDAEFVREFHIISLRDKHLSPGTQRFLHQLKTYADLPRR; from the coding sequence ATGGATCTACATCAACTTTCTTTGTTCCTTGCAGTAGCGGAAAGCGGTTCCATTTCCGCTGCAGCACGTTTGAGAAATATCAGCCAGCCGGTCCTGTCTCTTCACGTCCAGAATCTGGAGGAGTACTTTGGAGTTCCGTTGCTGGATCGCATCGGACGCGGCGTCGAGCTAACAGAAGCAGGGAATCTGCTTGTACAAAAGATTCGAGCTGTGCTCGGATCCGTAATGGAAATGAAGGAGGCAATAGAGGAATGGAAAGATCTGGGGCGAGGCTTTTTGAAAATCGGAGGAAGCACCACACCCGGCGCATATCTGCTTCCCAAAATACTGGGCCAGTTCAAAAAGGAATTTCCTGGTATTGAACTGGACTTGCTTATCGGCAACACCGCTCAGGTTGAACAATGGGTGAGTGAGAACGCTTTGAGCCTTGGAGTGATCGGAAAGAAAACAACGCTTCCTGCTCTGGAAGCTGTGCCTTTTGTAAAAGATGAGCTGGTTGTTATTACGCCGGCAAACCATGTGTTTAGCAAGAAAAAATCGATTCGAGCGAAAGATCTGGCGGGTTATCCATTTATCATTCGGGAGGAAGGTTCCAATACGAGGCAAACCTATGAAGATGTTTTGAAGAGGAAAGGAATCAAGTTAAATATCGCGCTGGAATTGGGCAGCACGGAAGCGATCAAGCAAGCCGTATCTGCCGGCCTCGGGATCTCGATCGTATCCCCCCTTTGCATACAATCGGAACGGAAGCACAAGGATCTTCATGTTTTACGCGTCCATGATGCGGAGTTTGTCAGGGAATTTCATATTATTTCGCTTCGTGACAAGCACCTTAGTCCCGGCACACAACGCTTTCTTCATCAGTTGAAAACTTACGCCGACCTTCCCAGAAGATGA